In Aquiflexum balticum DSM 16537, a single genomic region encodes these proteins:
- a CDS encoding transposase: MIQLPLFKDFDGYSPKYHFFKNSLLGQIHDSIPWDDLVSCLPEERSGRGAPSWFGGKGMFALMFLKAYLNTSDRQLLERYNTDWALQYFCGKVLAENQQIKDMTIMTRVRAYLEKHCEWERLQEVLIGHWKRDVNNTHVLLMDATCYESYIRFPTDVKLLWESCEWVFEKQLFRLCSHLGIKRPRSKFREQRIAHMAYSRKRKNSFRETLRRRKALVYLLGKGIGQLQQILDSNKGADLGLKDFARFAVIKKVHRQQEFLLDNPPSALKDRIVSLHKPYLRPIVRGKENRPVEFGAKAHILQVDGLTFIDKLDFNAFNECTRLKLSVAKHRRFFGPVNQLGADRIYATNKNRSFCTANRIFTCFPKKGPKKHERAEKILSSEISRQRATVMEGVFGTNKEFYGLRKIRVKGDKREKFAIFFGIMAANAVKIAKRRAETESPPEQKAA, from the coding sequence ATGATTCAGCTTCCTCTTTTCAAAGACTTCGACGGATATTCTCCAAAATATCATTTTTTCAAGAATTCATTGTTGGGCCAGATACATGATTCCATCCCCTGGGATGATCTGGTTTCCTGCCTTCCCGAAGAACGCTCCGGAAGAGGTGCACCAAGCTGGTTCGGTGGCAAAGGAATGTTTGCACTCATGTTCCTGAAGGCTTATCTCAACACCAGTGACAGGCAATTGTTGGAGCGCTACAACACAGACTGGGCCTTACAGTATTTTTGCGGCAAAGTACTGGCCGAAAACCAGCAGATCAAAGACATGACCATCATGACCAGGGTCAGGGCATATCTTGAAAAACACTGCGAATGGGAGAGACTTCAGGAAGTCCTTATCGGCCACTGGAAGCGTGACGTAAACAATACCCACGTATTGCTGATGGACGCTACCTGTTATGAATCATACATACGGTTTCCGACTGATGTCAAACTGCTGTGGGAAAGCTGTGAGTGGGTTTTTGAAAAACAGCTGTTCAGACTCTGTTCCCATCTGGGAATCAAAAGACCAAGATCTAAATTCAGGGAGCAGAGAATTGCCCATATGGCTTATTCCAGAAAAAGGAAAAACAGTTTCAGGGAAACGCTCAGAAGAAGAAAAGCACTCGTTTATCTGCTCGGTAAAGGGATCGGCCAACTCCAGCAGATCCTCGACAGTAATAAGGGCGCAGATCTTGGATTGAAGGATTTTGCAAGGTTTGCAGTGATAAAAAAGGTTCACCGCCAGCAGGAGTTTTTGTTGGACAATCCGCCTTCGGCTTTAAAAGACAGAATAGTTTCCCTGCACAAACCTTATCTTAGACCCATTGTGAGGGGAAAAGAAAACAGGCCTGTTGAGTTCGGGGCCAAAGCCCATATCCTTCAGGTGGACGGACTCACTTTTATAGACAAACTTGATTTCAATGCCTTCAACGAATGTACAAGACTTAAGCTTTCCGTGGCCAAACACAGGAGATTTTTCGGTCCTGTAAACCAGCTTGGGGCGGACAGGATTTACGCCACAAACAAAAACCGGAGTTTCTGTACTGCCAACAGGATTTTCACCTGTTTCCCCAAAAAAGGCCCCAAAAAACATGAGAGGGCAGAAAAAATACTCAGCTCCGAAATATCCAGACAGAGGGCTACAGTAATGGAGGGTGTGTTCGGTACAAACAAAGAATTCTACGGACTGAGGAAAATCAGGGTAAAAGGAGATAAAAGGGAGAAGTTTGCGATATTTTTCGGGATAATGGCAGCCAATGCTGTCAAGATAGCCAAAAGAAGAGCTGAAACGGAAAGCCCGCCGGAACAAAAAGCTGCCTAA
- a CDS encoding hydroxypyruvate isomerase family protein: MTTQNFKFSRRKSLKAIACSATLSALGLTISNRLQAMEDTLEKSLKGRIKHSVCRWCYHDIPLEELCKASVEIGIKSIELVGPEEWPILKKYGLTSAMPWGAGMGIEKGFNNPDYHDELVKSYEDLIPKVAQAGFKQIICFSGNRNGLDDRKGLENCAVGLKRIIPVAEKHGIILCMELLNSKVTGHKDYQADHTSWGVDLCKAVGSENIKLLYDIYHMQIMEGDVISTIKKYHSYISHYHTGGVPGRNEIDETQELYYPAIIRAILETGYSGFLGQEFVPKRSDKLASLKQGVEICDV, from the coding sequence ATGACAACCCAGAACTTTAAATTTTCCAGACGAAAAAGCTTGAAAGCAATTGCATGTTCAGCAACATTGAGTGCATTGGGTTTAACTATTTCCAATCGGTTGCAGGCCATGGAGGACACTTTAGAAAAAAGTTTGAAAGGTAGGATCAAGCATTCTGTATGTCGTTGGTGTTATCATGATATTCCCTTAGAAGAATTGTGTAAGGCCTCTGTTGAAATAGGTATTAAGTCAATTGAATTAGTTGGACCAGAGGAGTGGCCTATTTTAAAAAAATATGGGTTGACCTCAGCGATGCCTTGGGGTGCTGGAATGGGAATTGAAAAGGGTTTCAACAATCCAGATTATCATGACGAATTGGTGAAAAGTTATGAAGATTTAATTCCAAAAGTAGCACAAGCGGGATTTAAGCAAATCATCTGTTTTTCCGGTAATCGTAACGGATTAGACGATAGGAAAGGCTTGGAAAATTGCGCTGTAGGTTTGAAAAGGATTATTCCGGTTGCTGAAAAACATGGGATAATTTTATGTATGGAACTACTTAATAGTAAAGTTACCGGACATAAAGACTACCAAGCAGATCATACCTCCTGGGGAGTGGATTTATGTAAGGCTGTAGGTTCAGAAAATATCAAACTTCTTTATGATATATACCACATGCAAATTATGGAAGGAGATGTTATTTCCACCATCAAAAAGTACCATTCATACATTTCTCATTATCATACTGGGGGTGTTCCTGGTAGAAATGAAATTGATGAAACGCAGGAATTATATTATCCCGCAATAATTAGAGCGATTCTTGAAACCGGATATTCCGGCTTTTTGGGGCAAGAGTTTGTTCCCAAAAGATCCGATAAATTGGCTTCTTTAAAGCAGGGAGTTGAGATTTGTGATGTTTGA
- a CDS encoding GH116 family glycosyl-hydrolase produces the protein MNKSILLILACSLCASNVIAQEWNKDWPILKTYQDKYLKEVAMPLGGIGTGTISLGGTGDLRDWEIMNRGALGYIPAFKLVQPTIANGPFFAIYYKEQGKDPEIKVLEGPVSQDEYYGDWGADAVNSGFPRFEKTTFAAAYPLAQINFEHRKVPLDVRLEAFNPLIVGDADQSGIPVAVLRYVLTNNTDSPIETSIVGMIPNYIGIDGWSGTPEGNYNEYRDSDDIKGLFMYSEKVDKKDVNWGTMALTTTSDGDVSYRTSWAKLGWNWTFREFWDDFIHDGKLTDHPDRNVVEMTDKDVAFLEERSENEKEKIKTPPATLAVKHLIQPGDSKSITFMITWHFPNRRAWDHGTHHSGQYGGEDIVGNYYTTQYSDAWDVAKTMKTNFEELEEGTIDFVESLVNSDLPEILVEAGLFNLNNLRSQTVFRTEDGLPFGFEGTGSIKGTKIGAEKASGWGFGTCTHVWNYESTIPFLFGDLSMKFREVEFLHAVNENGGQSHRVALPIEKGTDFKRWAADGQMGTLIKVYRDWQLSGDDAKLKEMWPNIKKAMSFAWNGGVWDIDKDGVMEGVQHNTMDINYVGPNPQMAGWYLGALRASEEMAIHLGDKAFAQECRSLFLKGSSWIDENLFNGDYYEHHIPEGESKVAQLGKGCLVDQLVGQYLAHTAGLGYVLDKDNVQTTLKSIMNYNYVTDFNDHFNTFRSFALGDESGLIMASYPKGDLLDFPFPYYTEVMTGFEYSTAAHMIYEGQIDAGIKIFENVRNRYDGYKRNPFNEGEYGHRYSRAMSAWAGILAYTGFQYSAVTKTMNFNPNSGSFFWSNGYGFGTIKISESGASKAVTLTSKKGDLELSSFKLNGFGTIKFKKKISIKEGEDYTFSVSKN, from the coding sequence ATGAATAAATCAATATTATTAATACTAGCCTGCTCACTATGTGCTTCCAACGTAATCGCTCAAGAATGGAATAAAGATTGGCCAATTCTAAAAACTTATCAGGATAAATATTTAAAAGAGGTAGCCATGCCACTGGGTGGTATTGGGACAGGAACAATTTCTTTAGGTGGCACTGGAGATTTAAGGGATTGGGAAATTATGAACCGTGGGGCCTTGGGATATATACCTGCATTCAAACTGGTTCAACCCACAATTGCCAATGGGCCATTTTTTGCTATTTATTACAAAGAGCAAGGGAAAGATCCTGAAATTAAAGTTTTGGAAGGCCCCGTGTCACAAGATGAATATTATGGGGATTGGGGAGCTGATGCTGTAAACTCTGGTTTTCCTCGGTTTGAAAAGACAACTTTTGCCGCAGCATATCCTTTGGCTCAAATTAATTTTGAACACCGGAAAGTGCCTCTTGATGTCCGCTTGGAGGCTTTTAATCCTTTAATAGTTGGGGATGCTGATCAAAGCGGAATCCCTGTTGCAGTTTTAAGATATGTATTAACCAATAACACAGATAGCCCTATTGAAACATCAATCGTTGGGATGATTCCTAATTATATTGGAATAGATGGCTGGTCTGGAACACCTGAGGGGAATTACAATGAATACAGAGATTCTGATGATATTAAAGGATTATTCATGTATTCGGAAAAAGTGGACAAGAAGGATGTCAATTGGGGTACAATGGCCCTTACAACAACATCAGATGGTGATGTGAGCTATAGAACTTCATGGGCTAAATTGGGTTGGAACTGGACTTTTCGAGAGTTTTGGGATGATTTTATTCATGATGGTAAACTTACAGATCATCCTGATCGTAATGTTGTCGAAATGACGGACAAAGATGTTGCATTTTTAGAGGAACGTTCTGAAAATGAAAAGGAAAAAATAAAAACACCTCCTGCGACTTTAGCAGTAAAGCATTTAATCCAACCCGGAGATTCTAAATCTATAACATTCATGATTACCTGGCATTTTCCCAACCGAAGGGCTTGGGATCATGGAACGCATCATTCAGGGCAATATGGTGGAGAAGATATTGTCGGAAATTATTATACCACTCAATATTCAGATGCTTGGGATGTTGCGAAAACAATGAAAACCAATTTTGAAGAATTAGAAGAGGGAACCATTGATTTTGTTGAAAGTTTGGTTAACAGTGATCTCCCAGAAATACTAGTAGAAGCTGGACTCTTTAATTTAAATAACCTCAGAAGTCAGACTGTATTTAGAACTGAAGATGGTCTTCCTTTCGGTTTTGAAGGTACAGGTAGCATAAAAGGTACAAAAATAGGTGCAGAAAAAGCATCTGGTTGGGGCTTTGGAACCTGCACTCATGTGTGGAATTATGAATCAACAATTCCTTTTCTATTTGGGGACCTTTCGATGAAATTTCGGGAAGTTGAATTTTTGCATGCCGTAAATGAAAATGGCGGTCAAAGCCACAGAGTTGCCCTGCCTATAGAAAAGGGAACTGATTTTAAACGCTGGGCTGCTGATGGACAAATGGGCACATTGATAAAAGTTTATCGAGATTGGCAATTATCAGGTGATGATGCCAAATTAAAGGAAATGTGGCCGAATATTAAAAAGGCTATGTCTTTTGCCTGGAATGGTGGGGTTTGGGATATTGACAAAGATGGCGTCATGGAAGGGGTTCAACACAATACTATGGATATAAATTATGTTGGGCCAAATCCCCAAATGGCTGGCTGGTATTTAGGGGCTTTAAGAGCTTCAGAGGAAATGGCAATACATTTAGGTGATAAAGCCTTTGCACAAGAATGTAGATCCTTATTTCTAAAAGGTAGTTCTTGGATTGATGAAAATTTATTTAACGGTGATTATTATGAACATCATATTCCAGAGGGCGAAAGCAAGGTTGCCCAGCTTGGAAAAGGCTGTTTGGTGGATCAGTTAGTAGGCCAATATTTAGCACATACTGCGGGGTTAGGCTATGTATTGGATAAAGATAATGTTCAAACAACCCTGAAGTCTATAATGAATTATAACTACGTTACAGATTTTAATGATCATTTTAATACATTTAGAAGTTTCGCATTGGGTGATGAATCGGGATTAATCATGGCCAGTTATCCTAAAGGGGATTTATTGGATTTTCCATTTCCATATTATACGGAAGTAATGACAGGTTTTGAATATAGTACAGCTGCACATATGATCTATGAAGGACAAATCGATGCGGGAATAAAAATATTTGAAAATGTTAGAAATAGGTATGATGGCTATAAAAGAAATCCCTTTAATGAAGGAGAATATGGACACCGTTATTCAAGAGCTATGTCAGCATGGGCAGGCATTCTCGCCTATACAGGGTTTCAATATTCCGCTGTGACCAAAACAATGAATTTCAATCCGAATTCAGGATCGTTTTTTTGGTCAAATGGTTATGGATTTGGGACCATTAAAATCAGCGAATCTGGAGCTTCTAAAGCTGTGACCTTGACTTCGAAAAAAGGTGATTTAGAATTGAGTTCTTTTAAATTAAATGGATTTGGAACCATTAAATTCAAAAAGAAAATAAGTATAAAAGAAGGAGAAGATTATACATTTTCTGTTTCAAAAAATTAA
- a CDS encoding sulfatase family protein, whose protein sequence is MNSSKPTSKSSQIMKMDSIISKILRTIFIFIIMVSCKSKDSKEPIGPNIIFILTDDQGYGDLGSFGSETIETPNIDNLAKEGVRFTDFYVHPICSPTRAAFLTGCYAPRAGFPDVHLWGSPFGLNPDEITIAEILKTKNYSTACIGKWHLGDEDVFAPNQQGFDYFYGIRLVNGTQKFENFSVPFYRNDSLLTMRPDHSRMTHDFTEESLSFIDRNKQNPFFLYLAYTMPHVPVYPGENFRGKSGHGLYADAIEEIDWNVGRIVEKLKAEGIEENTLIIFASDNGPWAGFGEQSGSAGELRGSKITTWEGGVRVPMIMKWKNTLPAGLVYSEITGVIDMAPTIAAAAGASMPDDRVIDGKNLLPYILDQKNEKKPHDVYYHYAGTWLQAVRSGKWKLHFARPEIRPGRYGECAGWHTNNAGILNEDLLFNLETDIEETKNLASEFPEIVQELKNMAQMARDDIGDYGIKGKNSRPTGSTYLELIDITQYPNSEYARKVEKEMLTEMLDFQRKRFDKLSNSNKPLNSQESEELEFYKEKLNL, encoded by the coding sequence ATGAATTCATCAAAACCGACTTCAAAATCTTCTCAAATAATGAAAATGGATTCTATCATCTCTAAAATTTTAAGAACTATATTTATTTTTATAATAATGGTTTCTTGCAAATCTAAAGACTCCAAGGAACCAATAGGACCAAATATAATTTTTATCCTTACAGATGATCAAGGATATGGAGATTTAGGAAGCTTTGGTTCTGAGACCATAGAAACTCCGAATATTGATAATTTAGCGAAGGAAGGTGTTCGATTTACTGATTTTTATGTCCATCCAATATGCTCCCCCACAAGAGCAGCATTCCTTACAGGTTGTTATGCGCCAAGAGCAGGTTTTCCGGACGTGCATCTTTGGGGTTCACCTTTTGGATTGAATCCTGATGAAATCACCATTGCTGAAATTCTAAAGACTAAAAATTACAGTACAGCATGTATTGGAAAGTGGCATCTGGGTGATGAGGATGTTTTTGCTCCCAATCAACAAGGATTTGATTATTTTTATGGAATACGCTTAGTAAACGGCACACAAAAATTTGAAAATTTTTCTGTACCATTTTATCGCAACGACTCACTTTTAACAATGCGACCTGATCATTCGCGAATGACACATGATTTCACCGAAGAAAGTCTTTCATTTATTGATAGAAATAAGCAAAATCCATTCTTTTTATATCTGGCCTATACAATGCCACATGTACCAGTTTATCCTGGGGAAAATTTCAGAGGGAAGAGCGGTCATGGGCTTTATGCAGATGCCATTGAAGAAATAGATTGGAATGTAGGCAGGATAGTCGAAAAATTAAAAGCTGAAGGTATAGAAGAAAACACGTTAATAATATTTGCATCGGATAACGGCCCATGGGCAGGATTTGGAGAGCAGTCGGGAAGTGCCGGCGAACTCCGGGGTAGTAAAATAACCACATGGGAAGGCGGTGTTCGTGTACCAATGATTATGAAATGGAAAAATACTTTACCTGCAGGTTTGGTTTACTCCGAAATAACTGGAGTTATCGATATGGCTCCTACTATTGCAGCCGCTGCTGGTGCATCTATGCCTGATGACAGGGTAATAGATGGAAAAAATTTACTCCCTTATATTTTGGATCAAAAAAATGAAAAAAAGCCACATGATGTATATTATCATTATGCAGGCACCTGGTTGCAGGCCGTGAGGTCTGGTAAATGGAAATTACATTTTGCCAGACCTGAAATAAGACCTGGGAGGTATGGTGAATGTGCAGGTTGGCATACAAATAATGCAGGCATCTTGAATGAAGATTTATTGTTTAATCTTGAGACAGATATTGAAGAAACAAAAAACCTTGCCAGTGAATTTCCTGAAATTGTACAAGAACTTAAAAATATGGCACAGATGGCAAGAGATGATATCGGAGATTATGGCATTAAAGGTAAAAACAGCCGTCCAACAGGATCTACTTATCTGGAATTAATTGATATTACTCAATATCCCAATAGTGAATATGCCAGAAAAGTAGAAAAAGAAATGCTAACAGAAATGTTGGATTTTCAGAGAAAACGATTTGATAAGTTATCAAATTCTAATAAACCATTGAATAGTCAAGAATCGGAAGAATTAGAGTTTTATAAAGAGAAATTAAATTTGTGA